Proteins found in one Nostoc sp. NIES-3756 genomic segment:
- the eboC gene encoding UbiA-like protein EboC (EboC, a homolog the polyprenyltransferase UbiA, belongs to system of proteins involved in the trafficking of precursor metabolites to an extracytoplasmic compartment so that the biosynthesis of certain natural products, such as scytonemin, can be completed.), protein MNTATFNSYRFWAYLQLLRPANIITAWADIMAGFAASGYFVQVNLTPLLWLLLATTGLYGGGIVFNDVFDAELDAQERPERPIPSGRASQTGASLLGGSLLIVGVTAAVQVSWLSGVLALAIATSALLYDAFGKHHPIFGPINMGFCRGGNLLLGVSVVPVAIGDYWFLGLIPIVYIAAITALSRGEVQGGKSSTGIIALLLITAVIVGLLGLGWLTDYQVITVLPFLTLLAIRVLIPFIKAALQPTPEQIRIAVRAGVLSLIILDTTLAAGFAGLPYGLLVLSLLPLSMILSQLFAVT, encoded by the coding sequence ATGAACACCGCCACCTTTAACTCCTACCGCTTCTGGGCATACTTGCAATTACTACGACCTGCCAACATTATCACAGCTTGGGCAGATATTATGGCTGGCTTTGCGGCTTCTGGATATTTTGTACAAGTCAATCTCACCCCATTACTTTGGCTACTCTTAGCTACCACTGGCTTATATGGCGGCGGTATCGTTTTTAACGATGTCTTTGATGCTGAACTTGATGCCCAAGAACGCCCAGAACGACCTATTCCTAGTGGTAGGGCTTCTCAGACTGGGGCCAGTTTACTGGGGGGTTCGCTATTAATTGTGGGTGTGACGGCGGCGGTGCAGGTTTCGTGGTTGAGTGGGGTGTTAGCTTTGGCGATCGCAACTTCCGCCCTGTTGTATGATGCTTTTGGCAAGCATCACCCAATTTTCGGCCCGATCAATATGGGATTTTGCCGGGGTGGTAATTTGTTACTAGGGGTGAGTGTGGTTCCTGTTGCGATCGGTGATTATTGGTTTTTAGGTTTAATTCCCATAGTTTACATTGCTGCCATCACAGCTTTGAGTCGCGGTGAGGTGCAAGGGGGAAAATCGAGTACAGGCATTATCGCCTTATTATTAATTACTGCGGTGATAGTTGGGTTATTAGGTTTAGGATGGCTGACAGATTATCAAGTGATCACAGTGTTACCATTCCTTACCCTACTAGCTATCCGCGTCTTAATTCCCTTTATCAAAGCTGCGCTTCAACCTACCCCAGAACAAATTCGCATTGCAGTTAGGGCTGGTGTATTATCTCTGATTATTCTAGATACTACCTTAGCGGCTGGCTTTGCTGGTTTACCCTACGGCTTGTTGGTTTTGAGTCTTTTACCACTTTCAATGATATTGTCGCAACTTTTTGCTGTGACTTAA
- the scyF gene encoding scytonemin biosynthesis PEP-CTERM protein ScyF (ScyF is a conserved protein in biosynthesis systems for the scytonemin, a Trp-derived cyanobacterial natural sunscreen, although it is not absolutely required.), whose amino-acid sequence MGLVKNFAIAVASTGFLTLAASAEASALSLKYHSQIGSPGFGPGQLFVPQGITVNSAGNILVSNGRGLNPDGTPNFSVGNKVEIFSPQGQYLGAIGEGGTGDGQFDEPSALEIDPQTGNLYVGDVFNNRINVYDPQGNFINSFGSFGGLIPGRAFFGPSGVTFDKEGFVYIGDFSGDKINKYTKDGVLVGSIGSPGTAPGQFQGPAGIRISPVSGKIYVSDQFNNRIQVLSLDGTPLLTFGKQGTGDGEFNQPIGIEVDEFENIYVADSINSRVQVFDKNGKFLTSYGTPAAAPPPQLGQPPFGNPLDLTPGVFNWTAGTSYKDGKLYVGDFFQGRVQVLAIEDAATSVPEPASILGLGLLGVGASVVKLRKNRQQKFTVGINQ is encoded by the coding sequence ATGGGATTAGTCAAAAATTTTGCGATCGCAGTTGCTAGCACTGGATTTCTCACACTAGCAGCATCCGCCGAAGCTTCAGCCTTAAGCTTAAAATACCACAGTCAAATCGGCAGCCCTGGCTTTGGCCCTGGACAATTATTCGTTCCTCAAGGTATCACCGTCAATAGTGCTGGTAACATCCTTGTTAGCAACGGTCGCGGTCTTAACCCAGACGGCACACCTAATTTTAGCGTCGGTAACAAAGTTGAAATATTTAGCCCTCAAGGTCAGTATTTAGGCGCAATTGGGGAAGGCGGTACTGGGGACGGTCAATTCGATGAACCATCAGCCCTAGAAATTGACCCTCAGACTGGCAACTTATATGTTGGTGATGTTTTTAACAACCGCATCAACGTTTACGACCCCCAAGGCAACTTTATAAATTCATTTGGTTCTTTTGGCGGTCTGATTCCAGGTCGAGCCTTCTTTGGCCCATCTGGTGTTACCTTCGACAAAGAAGGCTTTGTGTATATTGGTGATTTTAGCGGTGACAAAATCAACAAATATACCAAAGACGGCGTGCTAGTTGGTAGCATTGGCAGCCCAGGAACTGCACCAGGACAATTCCAAGGCCCAGCCGGGATTAGAATTTCCCCAGTCAGTGGCAAAATTTATGTCAGTGACCAATTCAATAACCGTATTCAGGTACTTTCCCTAGATGGAACACCCCTGTTGACCTTTGGTAAACAAGGTACTGGCGATGGCGAGTTTAATCAGCCAATTGGGATTGAAGTAGACGAGTTTGAGAATATCTATGTAGCTGATTCTATCAACAGCCGCGTTCAGGTATTTGATAAAAACGGTAAATTCCTTACCTCTTACGGTACGCCAGCCGCCGCACCACCACCACAACTAGGCCAACCGCCATTTGGTAATCCTCTTGACTTGACACCAGGTGTATTTAACTGGACTGCTGGTACAAGCTATAAAGATGGCAAGCTTTATGTGGGCGACTTCTTCCAAGGTCGTGTGCAAGTGCTAGCGATTGAAGATGCAGCAACTTCAGTTCCTGAACCTGCTTCAATTTTAGGTTTAGGTTTACTAGGAGTTGGGGCTAGTGTTGTTAAATTAAGAAAAAATCGGCAGCAGAAATTCACTGTTGGTATAAATCAATAG
- a CDS encoding ScyD/ScyE family protein — MKLKPFALTLIGLSIAFVSMPKAAQAASFSVIADGLDNPRNIAFGADGTLYFTESGRGGDGADGRCIPSPSAGFIPLCAGQNGAVSKITKDGTKTTILSSLTSLALSPSGEQAAGPADIKFDSQGNAYLLTGLAGDPSNRDTVLQSPDLGRLYKIDLVTGDLISIADFAAYENANNPDGTDVISNPYAFTIKDDIAYVVDGGGNTIYSVGLDGSGIKNVNAFPLKPIDRDKLEYPDLGPDIDPTGLPVTQQSVPTGIVVAPDGSLTVTEYTYFPYPEGEARVFKVDPLTLDTQVIADGFTQLTGAAYDPEGNLYVLQHINTSEWKEIQQGGIITGDISGSLIKIATDGTRSTIWNGNGLEAASGITYGLDGKLYISNRARLAGTGQIIAIDPNATVPEPSVTLGLSAAALGAASMMKKRKPKELVKKEVEVV; from the coding sequence ATGAAACTCAAGCCATTTGCCTTAACCCTTATTGGTCTTTCTATTGCTTTTGTCTCCATGCCCAAAGCTGCTCAAGCGGCCAGCTTTTCTGTAATTGCTGATGGCTTGGATAACCCCAGAAATATTGCCTTCGGTGCTGACGGTACTCTGTATTTTACAGAAAGTGGTCGGGGTGGTGATGGAGCAGATGGTAGATGTATTCCATCACCCAGCGCTGGCTTCATTCCTTTGTGTGCTGGACAAAATGGTGCTGTGAGCAAAATTACTAAAGATGGTACAAAGACAACTATTTTATCTAGCCTCACCTCTCTAGCTTTATCCCCTTCTGGAGAACAAGCAGCAGGCCCTGCGGATATTAAATTTGACTCTCAAGGCAACGCTTACCTGTTGACTGGTCTGGCTGGTGATCCCAGTAACCGCGATACAGTCTTACAATCCCCCGACCTGGGAAGATTATACAAAATCGACTTAGTAACTGGTGATTTAATATCTATTGCAGATTTTGCCGCTTACGAAAACGCCAATAACCCTGATGGTACTGATGTAATTTCCAACCCCTACGCTTTCACAATCAAAGATGATATTGCTTATGTAGTTGATGGGGGCGGCAACACAATCTATTCTGTAGGTCTTGATGGTAGTGGTATCAAGAACGTCAATGCCTTCCCCCTCAAACCCATAGATAGAGATAAGCTCGAATACCCAGACTTAGGGCCAGATATTGATCCGACTGGATTACCAGTTACACAACAGTCTGTACCTACAGGTATTGTAGTTGCTCCAGATGGTAGCTTGACAGTTACAGAATATACTTATTTCCCTTATCCAGAAGGTGAAGCACGTGTCTTCAAAGTTGATCCCTTGACTTTAGATACTCAAGTTATTGCTGATGGCTTTACTCAGTTGACAGGTGCAGCCTACGACCCAGAAGGTAACTTGTATGTCTTGCAACACATCAATACTTCCGAATGGAAGGAAATCCAACAGGGCGGTATTATCACTGGTGACATCAGTGGCTCGTTAATCAAAATTGCTACCGATGGTACTCGTAGCACTATTTGGAACGGTAATGGACTAGAGGCTGCTTCTGGTATTACCTATGGTCTCGATGGCAAACTATACATTTCCAACCGCGCTAGACTTGCAGGTACTGGTCAAATCATCGCTATCGATCCCAACGCAACTGTACCGGAACCTTCTGTAACATTAGGTCTGTCTGCGGCTGCTTTGGGTGCGGCTTCCATGATGAAGAAGCGCAAGCCTAAAGAATTAGTCAAAAAAGAGGTAGAGGTAGTTTAA
- a CDS encoding ScyD/ScyE family protein, with protein MQHTKLKQLTLTLFTLCVATLSGIKTAEAASFSVVADGLNNARGLSFGLDGGLYVTEAGNGGNGACIPSVTGQGSLCYGATGRVLKIQNGQTQTALTGLPSLALADGTNAGGARDIQFDASGKPYILLGYGANPSFRSNLGNVDLGKIIAPDFATNSWTSVADLSNYELVNNPDGSDINSNPLGLFIDGDRLLAVDAGANDLLSVGTDGSGLQALAVFPQEILTNPVFPPSGEPPTEPGQVPDPTEQPPSQLPVQIVPSSVVKGPDGAYYVSQFTGFPFPEDKAKIFRVATDGTTTVYADGFTHLTDLEFDSAGNLYALQYANQSAWKGNFDGSLIKIAADGTRKTILSGNGLQSPNALTIGADGAIYISNLSDRPGQGQIIRVEISQSVPEPTAVAGLVAFSVFSLGSLRHQKRNRNRAKTSPWQLHTSHLS; from the coding sequence ATGCAACACACGAAACTCAAACAACTAACGCTCACCTTATTTACTCTTTGTGTTGCCACTCTTTCAGGCATAAAAACTGCGGAAGCTGCATCATTTTCAGTAGTAGCCGACGGTCTGAATAATGCCAGAGGATTAAGCTTTGGCCTTGATGGTGGATTGTATGTGACCGAAGCCGGAAACGGAGGTAATGGAGCTTGCATTCCCTCCGTAACTGGTCAAGGTTCTTTGTGTTATGGTGCAACGGGTCGAGTTTTGAAAATTCAAAATGGTCAGACTCAGACAGCACTCACAGGACTACCTTCTCTAGCGCTAGCTGATGGTACTAACGCTGGTGGAGCGCGAGACATCCAATTTGATGCTAGTGGTAAACCTTATATTTTGCTGGGATATGGGGCTAACCCGAGCTTCCGCAGTAATCTTGGTAACGTTGACTTAGGCAAAATCATCGCTCCCGATTTTGCTACCAACTCTTGGACAAGTGTTGCTGACTTATCTAATTACGAGTTGGTGAATAACCCAGATGGTAGCGATATAAATAGTAATCCCTTGGGACTGTTTATAGATGGCGATCGCCTACTTGCGGTCGATGCTGGCGCTAACGACTTGCTGAGTGTAGGAACTGATGGCTCTGGCTTGCAAGCGCTGGCTGTATTTCCCCAAGAAATATTGACTAACCCTGTCTTCCCACCGTCCGGCGAACCACCTACCGAACCCGGACAAGTACCAGATCCTACAGAACAACCGCCATCCCAGTTGCCTGTACAAATAGTACCTTCAAGTGTCGTCAAAGGCCCTGATGGAGCTTACTACGTTAGTCAATTTACTGGCTTTCCCTTCCCTGAAGATAAAGCCAAAATCTTCCGAGTTGCTACTGATGGGACGACAACAGTTTATGCAGATGGCTTTACCCATTTGACAGACTTGGAATTTGATAGTGCTGGTAATTTGTATGCCTTGCAGTATGCCAACCAGTCGGCGTGGAAGGGTAACTTTGATGGTTCATTAATCAAAATAGCTGCTGATGGCACTCGCAAAACCATCCTCAGTGGTAATGGACTACAATCACCCAACGCTTTGACTATTGGTGCTGATGGTGCGATTTATATATCCAATCTTAGCGATCGCCCAGGACAAGGCCAAATCATCAGAGTAGAAATTTCCCAGTCTGTACCTGAACCTACTGCTGTTGCTGGCTTAGTAGCGTTTAGTGTTTTTAGTCTTGGTTCGTTGCGTCATCAAAAACGCAATAGAAACCGCGCCAAAACTTCACCTTGGCAACTCCATACCAGTCATTTGTCCTGA
- a CDS encoding TatD family hydrolase, protein MNNNIITKDMMFIDPHIHMSSRTTDDYEMMRQSGIVAVIEPAFWFGQPRTNVGSFQDYFSSLVGWERFRASQFGIKHYCTIGLNSKEANNEPLAEQVMELLPLYACKEGVVAIGEIGYDDMTPAEDKYFRLQLDLAKELDMLVMIHTPHRDKKAGTSRSMDVCIEHGLKPSQVIVDHNNEETVKEVLDRGFWAAFTIYPNTKMGNARMVEIVREYGSDRIIVDSSADWGVSDPLAVPKTALLMLERGISEADVQKVCYQNALAAYSQSGQMHESDWLNLPPIDQRQKFNDNSVLRGQQPLVESRREYALIE, encoded by the coding sequence ATGAATAACAATATTATTACCAAAGACATGATGTTTATCGACCCCCACATTCACATGAGTTCACGCACGACTGATGATTATGAGATGATGCGTCAGTCGGGAATTGTGGCGGTAATTGAGCCAGCTTTTTGGTTTGGACAACCACGTACTAATGTTGGTTCTTTTCAAGATTATTTTAGTAGTTTAGTCGGTTGGGAAAGGTTTCGGGCTTCGCAGTTTGGGATTAAACATTACTGCACAATTGGCTTAAATTCCAAAGAAGCTAATAATGAACCTTTGGCAGAGCAAGTAATGGAATTATTACCTCTGTATGCTTGTAAGGAGGGTGTAGTAGCTATCGGTGAAATTGGTTACGATGATATGACACCTGCTGAAGATAAATACTTCCGCCTGCAACTAGACCTAGCGAAAGAATTAGATATGTTGGTGATGATTCATACACCACACCGCGATAAAAAAGCAGGTACAAGTCGCAGTATGGATGTCTGCATTGAGCATGGGTTAAAACCATCCCAAGTAATTGTAGACCACAATAATGAAGAAACTGTTAAAGAAGTTTTAGATAGGGGCTTTTGGGCAGCATTTACCATTTACCCAAATACCAAAATGGGCAATGCGCGGATGGTAGAAATTGTCCGTGAATATGGTAGCGATCGCATTATCGTTGATAGTAGCGCCGACTGGGGCGTAAGCGACCCCCTCGCAGTTCCCAAAACCGCCCTACTCATGCTAGAACGCGGCATTTCTGAGGCGGATGTGCAGAAGGTTTGTTATCAAAATGCCCTCGCCGCATACAGCCAAAGCGGTCAAATGCACGAGTCCGACTGGCTTAATCTCCCACCCATCGACCAAAGACAAAAATTCAACGACAACTCTGTACTACGAGGACAACAACCACTGGTTGAGTCGCGTCGTGAATATGCACTGATTGAGTAA
- a CDS encoding glycosyltransferase family 4 protein, whose product MQILIYSYNYYPEPIGIAPLMTELAEGLVKRGHQVRVITGMPNYPQRRIYDEYQGKWYQTEERNGVTIQRCYLRIKSNPNLIDRLLLELSFVATSLPQALNGWQPDVILVTVPPLLVSLPASLLGWIYNCPVVLNVQDILPEAGIRVGLIKNKLMIRALEAIEKFAYRTAHTISVIAEGFVDNLVNKGVPENKITCIPNWVNLNFISSEVPKNNSWRKSHNLDDKFVVLYSGNIALTQGLETVIKAASRLRHIPEIAFVIAGESQSLERLQKYCLTCGADNVLLLPLQPREKLPEMLAAADVGLVVQKSNVVSFNMPSKIPLLMASDRPIIGSVPANGTAAKAIRKSGGGIVVAPESAKALADAVLKLYQNPDLATQLGHQGRKFAIENYAFEQALNSYEQLFTDVIANNNLSALPELSPKESIVDV is encoded by the coding sequence ATGCAAATTCTCATTTATTCTTACAATTATTATCCAGAACCAATTGGCATTGCACCCTTGATGACTGAACTGGCGGAAGGTTTGGTTAAACGAGGTCATCAAGTGCGAGTCATTACTGGGATGCCTAACTATCCTCAACGGCGCATATACGATGAGTATCAGGGAAAGTGGTATCAGACAGAAGAAAGAAACGGTGTCACTATTCAGCGTTGCTATTTACGGATTAAATCTAATCCTAATTTGATTGATAGGCTTTTGCTGGAGTTGAGTTTTGTTGCAACCAGTCTTCCTCAAGCTTTGAACGGTTGGCAACCAGATGTAATTCTTGTGACAGTACCGCCGCTTTTGGTTTCTTTACCCGCCAGTCTATTAGGTTGGATTTATAATTGCCCAGTCGTATTGAATGTACAAGATATCTTACCCGAAGCTGGTATCCGTGTCGGCTTAATTAAAAATAAATTAATGATTCGAGCTTTGGAAGCTATAGAAAAATTTGCTTATCGTACTGCTCATACTATTAGTGTCATTGCCGAGGGTTTTGTTGATAATTTAGTAAATAAGGGTGTACCTGAGAATAAAATTACCTGCATTCCTAATTGGGTAAACTTAAATTTTATTAGTTCTGAAGTTCCTAAAAATAACTCTTGGAGAAAATCCCATAACCTTGATGATAAATTTGTAGTGCTTTATTCTGGCAATATTGCCCTGACTCAAGGTTTAGAAACAGTAATCAAGGCAGCATCTCGGTTACGTCACATTCCAGAAATTGCTTTTGTGATTGCAGGTGAGTCTCAATCTTTAGAAAGACTACAAAAATATTGTCTGACTTGTGGTGCTGATAATGTGTTGCTACTACCACTGCAACCAAGAGAGAAACTACCCGAAATGTTAGCGGCTGCTGATGTGGGTTTAGTTGTGCAGAAAAGCAATGTAGTTTCCTTTAATATGCCTTCTAAAATACCATTGCTGATGGCAAGCGATCGCCCAATTATTGGTTCAGTTCCCGCAAATGGTACTGCGGCTAAAGCCATCCGCAAAAGTGGCGGCGGTATCGTTGTTGCGCCAGAGTCAGCCAAGGCTTTAGCTGATGCGGTACTCAAGTTATATCAAAATCCTGATTTAGCTACACAATTAGGTCATCAGGGTAGAAAGTTTGCGATAGAAAACTATGCTTTTGAGCAAGCTTTAAATAGCTATGAACAATTATTCACAGATGTTATAGCAAATAATAATTTATCAGCATTACCTGAATTGAGTCCCAAAGAATCAATTGTTGATGTGTAA
- a CDS encoding DsbA family oxidoreductase: MLIDIFHDTVCPWCRIGKKHLFDALSQWQKETVNIRWHPFLLDDNVPVSGYDFRSFMQERKGIQPEALQNLFNETQRIGAASGVKLDFDKITLAVNTKRSHQLIAVAPDNIKNQVVEAIYKAYFEDGLNISDIDVLVEIGKTYHMDVRELGNQLNNHNFFDSILAESTFSRLKGINSVPFFIINNKVQVKGSGSVELFIQALNRAVLVEATI; the protein is encoded by the coding sequence ATGCTAATTGACATTTTTCATGATACAGTCTGTCCTTGGTGTCGCATTGGTAAAAAACACCTTTTTGATGCTTTATCACAATGGCAAAAAGAAACGGTAAATATTCGTTGGCATCCATTTTTACTGGATGACAATGTGCCTGTATCTGGCTACGACTTTCGTAGTTTTATGCAGGAAAGAAAAGGTATCCAGCCAGAAGCACTCCAGAATTTATTTAATGAGACACAACGTATAGGTGCAGCATCTGGGGTTAAGCTTGATTTTGATAAAATAACTTTAGCTGTAAATACAAAGCGTTCTCATCAATTGATTGCTGTTGCCCCAGATAACATCAAAAATCAGGTTGTAGAGGCAATCTATAAAGCTTATTTTGAAGATGGTTTAAATATCAGTGATATTGATGTTTTAGTTGAGATAGGTAAAACCTATCACATGGATGTTAGGGAATTAGGAAATCAGTTAAACAATCATAATTTCTTCGACAGCATTTTGGCTGAATCAACATTCTCTCGTTTGAAGGGAATCAACAGTGTACCTTTTTTCATTATTAACAATAAAGTCCAAGTAAAAGGCTCTGGTTCAGTAGAGTTATTTATTCAGGCTTTAAATCGTGCTGTACTTGTGGAAGCGACAATATGA
- a CDS encoding EboA family metabolite traffic protein produces MSVLIDLKLNNISELLLHWIIQQASPEGVAWLEEKREQINNDDKARVFFTAFSAVPRYIGKVQLQLTAQDLKTASELRPGWFPAHWSIDQAARTLLILTLPKYHPEKYVYTLEQVFKSADVGELVTLYQALPLLPYPERWQKRAAEGIRSNMTGVFNAVALRNPYPAEHLDTLAWNQMVLKALFVGSPLHLIQGLDSRANEELARMLTDYANERYSAKRSVSGEIWPLVERFSH; encoded by the coding sequence ATGTCTGTTCTCATTGATTTAAAACTAAATAATATTAGTGAATTATTACTTCATTGGATAATACAACAGGCAAGTCCAGAAGGTGTTGCTTGGTTGGAAGAAAAAAGAGAACAAATCAATAATGATGATAAGGCGCGAGTATTTTTTACTGCCTTTAGTGCTGTTCCCCGATACATAGGTAAAGTACAACTACAGCTAACCGCACAAGACCTAAAAACAGCATCAGAATTGCGTCCCGGCTGGTTTCCTGCTCATTGGAGTATAGACCAAGCTGCAAGGACATTATTAATATTAACTTTGCCAAAATACCATCCAGAAAAGTACGTTTATACTTTAGAGCAAGTATTCAAATCTGCCGATGTCGGTGAGTTAGTTACACTATATCAAGCTTTACCTTTATTGCCTTACCCCGAACGCTGGCAAAAGAGAGCGGCGGAAGGTATACGCAGCAACATGACTGGCGTATTCAATGCCGTAGCTTTACGCAACCCATACCCAGCCGAACATCTTGATACCTTAGCGTGGAATCAGATGGTACTGAAAGCGTTGTTTGTGGGTAGTCCTCTACATTTAATTCAAGGCTTAGACTCCCGCGCCAACGAAGAATTAGCGAGGATGTTAACCGATTATGCCAACGAACGCTACAGCGCTAAACGTTCTGTTTCTGGTGAAATTTGGCCTTTGGTAGAAAGGTTTAGTCATTAG
- the tyrA gene encoding bifunctional chorismate mutase/prephenate dehydrogenase: MSIQSSLDVEFASGNNVKSRQVTIIGGRGRMGQLFAQKLMAIGHKVNVLGHQDWDYADALLSQAELVIVSVPIEHTVAVIERAAKHLSSTTALCDITSIKIQPTQAMLAHHQGPVMGLHPMFGPSVQSFSGQKIVVCSGRGDDSFQWLLDFMQNQGGELITCTPEEHDQMMVFVQATQHFYRLSLGVFLAQANIDLQRSLLMSSPSYRQEIEILKRLFKQNPNLCVDIILATEERCQAINELAETYQRLAKLVEQKDREGLIKEFEDNKDFFQQEDNALVPVTYTVKENQNTEFNRFH; the protein is encoded by the coding sequence ATGTCTATTCAATCCTCACTCGACGTAGAGTTTGCATCAGGAAACAACGTCAAATCTCGACAAGTAACTATTATTGGTGGACGTGGCAGGATGGGTCAATTATTCGCCCAAAAACTGATGGCTATAGGTCATAAAGTTAATGTTCTCGGACACCAAGACTGGGACTATGCAGATGCACTATTGAGTCAGGCTGAATTAGTCATAGTTTCCGTTCCTATAGAACATACGGTTGCTGTTATCGAACGTGCGGCTAAACATCTTTCTTCTACTACAGCTTTATGTGACATCACCAGTATTAAAATTCAGCCAACTCAAGCTATGTTGGCACATCATCAAGGCCCTGTAATGGGATTACATCCTATGTTCGGGCCGAGTGTGCAATCTTTTTCAGGACAAAAAATAGTAGTGTGTTCTGGTCGTGGTGATGACTCATTTCAATGGTTATTGGACTTCATGCAAAACCAAGGCGGGGAATTAATTACCTGTACACCAGAAGAACACGACCAGATGATGGTATTTGTGCAAGCAACACAACATTTTTACAGACTTAGCCTTGGTGTTTTTTTAGCGCAAGCAAATATTGATCTACAACGCAGTTTATTAATGTCATCTCCCAGTTATCGCCAAGAAATTGAAATACTCAAGCGTTTGTTTAAACAAAACCCTAATTTATGTGTTGATATCATCTTAGCCACAGAAGAAAGATGTCAGGCGATTAATGAATTAGCTGAAACTTATCAACGCTTGGCTAAGTTGGTAGAACAAAAAGATAGAGAAGGTTTAATTAAAGAATTTGAAGATAACAAAGACTTTTTTCAACAAGAAGATAATGCTTTAGTTCCTGTTACCTATACAGTTAAAGAAAATCAAAATACCGAATTTAATAGATTTCATTAG
- the scyC gene encoding scytonemin biosynthesis cyclase/decarboxylase ScyC (ScyC, an enzyme in the biosynthesis pathway for the cyanobacterial natural sunscreen scytonemin, performs a cyclization and decarboxylation on the compound ScyA produces.), protein MEKNTFATSAYIATSAETAFQYLCSLKNLDDWTLFSRMQEQIDEDTWIGTASGYHRNLYYHVKKLESPLFYGIEWHCGLEYNQYFQVYPVLLFPPDYIEPGTDEKGVYFHWLSFVDPGRQTQMIMQGIHTVHTSECRSLKANLERREGLTTAAKGRYFIDTDTIYVDAPVELGVEYLKEVKNIDEWAHLVRPVGELSGQSGDFLDEYDQKVTISIRVHSLSKYYLLEEEYFYPEHNFYQRSVALLIPAAYSFADPEATGFILHRITFWKNEGQFTHGKLQIEDFGAESMNIKRFLEAKAGNLKSFDRGMSYVPVHKLQQQELVGSH, encoded by the coding sequence GTGGAAAAAAATACATTTGCGACATCCGCTTATATTGCCACATCAGCAGAAACAGCATTCCAGTATCTTTGCAGTTTGAAAAACTTAGATGATTGGACATTATTTAGTCGGATGCAGGAACAGATTGATGAAGATACTTGGATAGGAACTGCATCCGGTTATCATAGAAATTTATATTATCACGTTAAAAAACTCGAAAGCCCGCTATTTTATGGTATCGAGTGGCATTGCGGGTTAGAGTACAATCAATATTTCCAAGTTTATCCCGTACTACTGTTCCCCCCAGACTATATAGAACCGGGAACAGATGAAAAAGGTGTGTACTTCCATTGGTTAAGCTTTGTTGATCCTGGTCGGCAAACACAAATGATTATGCAGGGTATTCACACCGTGCATACCTCTGAGTGTCGTTCTCTCAAAGCTAACTTAGAACGTAGAGAGGGTTTGACAACAGCAGCCAAAGGACGCTACTTTATTGATACCGATACCATCTATGTAGATGCTCCTGTAGAACTGGGAGTTGAATATTTAAAAGAAGTCAAAAATATTGATGAATGGGCGCATTTAGTCAGACCTGTAGGAGAACTGAGTGGTCAGTCTGGAGACTTCTTGGACGAGTACGACCAAAAAGTTACTATTTCCATACGTGTCCATAGCCTCAGTAAGTATTACCTATTAGAAGAAGAATACTTCTATCCAGAACACAACTTCTATCAACGTTCTGTAGCCTTACTCATCCCCGCCGCTTATTCCTTCGCTGACCCAGAAGCTACTGGTTTCATTCTCCATCGCATCACCTTCTGGAAAAATGAAGGCCAATTCACTCACGGCAAACTCCAGATAGAAGACTTTGGCGCTGAGAGTATGAACATCAAACGCTTCCTAGAAGCCAAAGCTGGCAACCTCAAATCCTTTGACCGGGGTATGAGCTATGTACCAGTACACAAACTTCAACAACAAGAATTAGTTGGTAGTCATTAG